A stretch of Gemmatimonas aurantiaca T-27 DNA encodes these proteins:
- the katG gene encoding catalase/peroxidase HPI gives MEGHSAASGGKCPVDHGSFKATTVGGRSNRDWWPNQLNLGMLHQNSPQAAPTGADFNYAEEFKTLDLAAVKQDLHALMTDSQDWWPADFGHYGPLFIRMAWHSAGTYRTGDGRGGASSGTQRFAPLNSWPDNGNLDKARRLLWPIKQKYGKKLSWADLMILAGNVALESMGFKTFGFAGGRADVWEPEQDIYWGTETKWLDDKRYSGDRNLENPLAAVQMGLIYVNPEGPNGNPDPIAAARDIRETFARMAMDDEETVALIAGGHTFGKTHGAGDAALVGVEPEGGDIEAQGFGWLSTHASGKAGDTITSGLEVTWTSTPTKWSNNFFWNLFGYDWELTKSPAGAHQWTPKHGQGANSVPDAHDATKRHAPAMLTTDLSLRFDPAYEKISRRFHENPDQFADAFARAWFKLTHRDMGPRSRYLGAEVPAEELIWQDPIPAVDHDLVDAQDVVTLKEKIVASGLTTQELVSTAWASASTFRGSDKRGGANGARVRLAPQKDWEANNPAQLTKVLGTLESIQQAFNAAQAGKKKVSLADLIVIGGNAAVEQAAKQGGVTVSVPFTPGRMDASQEQTDVASFDVLEPIADGFRNYQKAAYSVPSEVLLVDKAQLLSLTAPEMTVLVGGLRALDANAGGSKHGVFTSRPGTLSNDFFVNLLDMSTAWKSTSAAQDVFEGRDRTTGEVKWTGTRADLVFGSNSILRALAEVYASSDAQQTFVHDFVAAWTKVMNLDRFDVA, from the coding sequence CCCCGTCGACCACGGCTCGTTCAAGGCCACCACGGTTGGTGGTCGGTCCAATCGCGATTGGTGGCCGAACCAGCTCAACCTCGGCATGCTGCACCAGAACTCCCCGCAGGCCGCCCCGACCGGCGCGGACTTCAACTACGCGGAAGAGTTCAAGACCCTGGACCTGGCCGCAGTCAAGCAGGATCTGCACGCCCTCATGACGGACTCGCAGGACTGGTGGCCGGCTGACTTCGGCCACTACGGCCCGCTGTTCATTCGCATGGCGTGGCACAGCGCCGGCACCTATCGCACGGGCGACGGCCGCGGTGGTGCCTCCTCGGGCACGCAGCGCTTTGCGCCACTCAACAGTTGGCCCGACAACGGCAATCTCGACAAGGCCCGTCGCCTGCTGTGGCCGATCAAGCAGAAGTACGGCAAGAAGCTGTCATGGGCCGACCTCATGATCCTCGCCGGCAACGTGGCCCTCGAGTCGATGGGCTTCAAAACGTTCGGCTTTGCCGGTGGACGAGCCGATGTGTGGGAACCCGAGCAGGACATCTACTGGGGCACGGAAACCAAGTGGCTCGACGACAAGCGCTACTCGGGCGACCGTAACCTCGAGAACCCGCTCGCCGCGGTGCAGATGGGGCTCATCTACGTGAACCCGGAAGGCCCGAACGGCAATCCGGACCCCATCGCCGCCGCACGCGACATCCGCGAGACGTTCGCCCGCATGGCCATGGACGACGAAGAGACCGTCGCGCTCATCGCCGGTGGCCACACGTTCGGCAAGACACACGGTGCCGGCGATGCCGCGCTCGTGGGCGTGGAGCCGGAAGGTGGTGATATCGAAGCGCAGGGCTTCGGCTGGCTCAGCACACACGCCAGCGGCAAGGCCGGCGACACGATCACCAGCGGTCTCGAAGTGACGTGGACCTCCACGCCGACCAAGTGGAGCAACAACTTCTTCTGGAACCTGTTCGGCTACGACTGGGAACTCACGAAGAGCCCGGCCGGTGCGCACCAGTGGACCCCCAAGCATGGCCAGGGCGCGAACTCGGTGCCCGATGCCCATGACGCCACGAAGCGTCACGCGCCGGCGATGCTCACCACCGATCTCTCGCTGCGCTTCGACCCCGCGTACGAAAAGATCTCGCGCCGTTTCCACGAAAACCCCGATCAGTTCGCCGACGCTTTTGCGCGCGCTTGGTTCAAGCTCACGCACCGTGACATGGGCCCGCGCTCCCGCTACTTGGGCGCTGAAGTGCCGGCCGAAGAGCTGATCTGGCAGGACCCGATTCCCGCCGTCGACCACGATCTCGTGGACGCGCAGGACGTGGTGACGCTGAAGGAGAAGATCGTCGCATCAGGACTGACCACGCAGGAACTGGTCTCCACGGCATGGGCTTCGGCGTCCACGTTCCGTGGCTCGGACAAGCGTGGTGGTGCCAATGGCGCGCGCGTGCGTCTCGCGCCGCAGAAGGACTGGGAAGCCAACAATCCGGCGCAGCTCACCAAGGTGCTCGGCACGCTGGAGAGCATCCAGCAAGCGTTCAACGCCGCGCAGGCTGGCAAGAAGAAAGTCTCGCTCGCCGACCTGATCGTCATCGGTGGCAACGCCGCCGTCGAACAGGCTGCGAAGCAGGGTGGTGTGACGGTGTCGGTGCCGTTCACGCCGGGACGCATGGATGCATCGCAGGAACAGACGGATGTGGCGTCCTTCGATGTGCTCGAGCCCATCGCCGATGGCTTCCGCAATTATCAGAAGGCAGCCTACAGCGTGCCCTCGGAAGTGCTGCTGGTGGACAAGGCACAGTTGCTCTCGCTCACCGCGCCCGAGATGACGGTGCTGGTGGGTGGTCTGCGTGCGCTCGATGCGAACGCGGGTGGCAGCAAGCATGGCGTGTTCACGTCACGCCCTGGCACGCTGAGCAACGATTTCTTCGTCAACCTGCTCGACATGAGCACGGCATGGAAGTCGACGTCGGCGGCGCAGGATGTGTTCGAAGGCCGCGACCGTACGACCGGTGAGGTGAAGTGGACCGGTACGCGTGCCGACCTGGTGTTCGGTTCCAACTCGATCCTGCGTGCACTGGCGGAGGTGTACGCCAGCAGCGACGCCCAGCAGACGTTTGTGCACGACTTCGTGGCCGCGTGGACCAAGGTCATGAATCTCGATCGCTTCGACGTGGCGTAA
- a CDS encoding nitroreductase family protein: MHVSDAIAARRSVRAFTDRTITRDDLLPLFHDANLAPNHRLTQPWRFYVLGPEGRAGYGLALGNRKAKKATDEAQAEKMRKDTSDSHRAWPCMVIVSMTLNENPEIREEDYAATMMAVENLCLSAVAHGLGTHIRTGAIMDDPAARTAVGVPDGERIVAVLTVGEPAEQPPAKTRRSSEELTHWVD; encoded by the coding sequence ATGCACGTTTCTGACGCAATTGCCGCCCGCCGATCCGTTCGCGCGTTTACCGACCGCACGATCACGCGCGACGATCTGCTGCCGTTGTTTCATGATGCCAACCTGGCACCGAATCATCGTCTGACGCAGCCGTGGCGCTTCTACGTGCTCGGCCCCGAAGGCCGCGCTGGCTACGGACTGGCCTTGGGCAATCGCAAGGCCAAGAAGGCCACCGATGAAGCGCAGGCCGAGAAGATGCGCAAGGACACGAGCGATTCGCATCGCGCATGGCCGTGCATGGTGATCGTGTCGATGACGCTGAACGAAAACCCCGAGATCCGCGAAGAGGACTACGCCGCCACGATGATGGCAGTGGAAAACCTCTGCCTGTCAGCGGTCGCGCATGGTCTGGGCACACACATTCGCACGGGTGCGATCATGGACGATCCTGCCGCGCGCACCGCGGTGGGGGTACCTGACGGTGAGCGTATCGTGGCCGTGCTGACCGTAGGGGAACCCGCCGAGCAGCCGCCCGCGAAGACACGTCGTTCGTCCGAAGAGCTCACGCACTGGGTCGACTGA
- a CDS encoding HpcH/HpaI aldolase family protein, with the protein MTLLPRPTSVLRTLALAVASTTIALTARAQAAPAAAASAQGPVRMNRAIELLSSGQSTFGIFSHDRSLDNARLLSRSGLDFVLIDMEHGPLDVETLRTFLLGMTDKRRVLEKGNMQPDVTPIVRIAPNGRDQASFIAKQVLDVGAMGVMFPYINTKEEALQAVRSVRYPQKRGAPDFEPQGIRGSAPGNAVWLWGVSDYTDRADVWPLDPRGDLMAVIQIETAEAVKNVSEILSVPGISAIFVGPADLAMSLGGTGEAGAAELEAAIQTVLRACKAKNIPIGITTNAQTVERRIKEGFNFVTVSYGDGGITPATATALQLGRTAAGRR; encoded by the coding sequence ATGACACTCCTGCCTCGGCCCACGTCGGTGCTGCGCACGCTCGCGCTCGCCGTTGCCTCCACCACGATTGCGCTCACCGCACGCGCTCAGGCAGCACCCGCAGCGGCTGCCTCAGCGCAGGGCCCGGTGCGCATGAACCGCGCCATTGAGTTGCTGTCCAGTGGTCAGAGCACCTTCGGCATCTTCAGCCACGATCGCTCGCTCGACAATGCGCGCCTGCTGTCACGCTCGGGTCTCGATTTCGTGCTGATCGACATGGAGCATGGGCCGCTCGATGTGGAAACACTGCGCACCTTCCTGCTGGGCATGACCGACAAGCGTCGTGTGCTGGAGAAGGGCAACATGCAGCCGGATGTCACACCGATTGTGCGCATCGCACCCAATGGCCGAGACCAGGCCTCGTTCATCGCCAAGCAGGTGCTCGATGTGGGGGCCATGGGTGTGATGTTCCCGTACATCAACACCAAGGAAGAGGCGCTCCAGGCCGTGCGCTCGGTGCGTTATCCGCAGAAGCGTGGTGCGCCGGATTTTGAACCGCAGGGCATCCGTGGTTCGGCGCCAGGCAACGCCGTGTGGCTGTGGGGCGTGTCCGACTACACGGATCGCGCCGATGTCTGGCCGCTCGACCCGCGTGGCGATCTGATGGCGGTCATTCAGATCGAAACTGCGGAAGCGGTAAAGAACGTGAGCGAGATCCTTTCAGTGCCAGGCATCTCGGCCATCTTCGTCGGCCCGGCCGATCTCGCGATGTCACTGGGCGGCACGGGCGAAGCGGGCGCCGCCGAATTGGAAGCGGCCATTCAAACGGTGCTGCGTGCCTGCAAGGCGAAGAACATCCCGATCGGCATCACCACCAACGCACAGACGGTGGAACGTCGCATCAAGGAAGGCTTCAACTTCGTCACCGTGTCATACGGCGATGGTGGCATCACGCCCGCCACGGCTACCGCGCTGCAACTCGGGCGCACGGCAGCCGGTCGTCGCTAA
- a CDS encoding TspO/MBR family protein — protein sequence MTKSRSVPALIVWLIVCFAAAYIGAMATRDAPTFYAQLSLATWAPPASVFGPVWTVLYAMMAVAAWMVWERRPAPGADTAIRLFVVQLAVNALWSWVFFAWHRGALAFLNIVVLWILIVVTIVLFKRVKPTAALLLAPYLAWVSFATALAYSAWQRNPGLL from the coding sequence ATGACCAAGAGTCGTAGTGTGCCGGCGCTCATTGTCTGGCTGATTGTCTGCTTTGCTGCCGCATACATCGGCGCCATGGCGACGCGAGATGCCCCCACGTTTTATGCGCAGCTCTCCCTGGCCACCTGGGCACCTCCCGCATCGGTGTTCGGTCCGGTGTGGACCGTGTTGTACGCCATGATGGCCGTGGCTGCGTGGATGGTGTGGGAGCGCCGGCCGGCACCGGGCGCAGACACCGCCATCAGGCTGTTTGTGGTGCAGCTCGCGGTGAACGCCCTCTGGAGTTGGGTGTTCTTTGCGTGGCATCGGGGCGCGCTGGCATTCCTGAACATCGTGGTGCTCTGGATCCTGATCGTGGTGACGATCGTGCTGTTCAAGCGGGTAAAGCCAACGGCAGCGTTGTTGCTCGCACCTTATCTTGCGTGGGTCAGCTTCGCGACGGCGCTCGCCTATTCGGCATGGCAGCGGAATCCGGGTTTGCTGTAG
- a CDS encoding FKBP-type peptidyl-prolyl cis-trans isomerase, whose amino-acid sequence MPPVLRHALTTLTLVLGVACASRGRVTELPNGLRYRVLATGRGAEAVSGQRVSIHETTTLPNGTLIYSSRGGNPITFQLGAGQVITGVDQGVTGMRVGERRLLIVPPALSRRTSYPANTPPDSVLHIDVELMQIRP is encoded by the coding sequence ATGCCCCCTGTCCTGCGCCATGCCCTGACCACACTCACACTGGTTCTGGGTGTCGCCTGTGCTTCGCGGGGGCGTGTGACAGAGCTGCCCAACGGATTGCGATATCGGGTGCTCGCGACGGGCCGTGGTGCGGAAGCCGTGTCGGGGCAGCGGGTGTCCATCCACGAGACCACCACCCTGCCCAATGGCACACTGATCTACAGTAGCCGCGGCGGAAATCCCATCACCTTCCAGTTGGGCGCGGGACAGGTGATCACGGGAGTGGACCAGGGCGTGACGGGCATGCGGGTGGGTGAACGGCGATTGCTCATTGTGCCACCCGCGCTGAGTCGACGGACGAGTTATCCCGCCAACACCCCACCCGACTCTGTGCTGCACATCGATGTCGAGCTCATGCAGATCCGTCCATAG
- a CDS encoding NAD(P)/FAD-dependent oxidoreductase: protein MRRVVVIGAGAAGTMASIFAATAGAETILLERTRDGGRKILISGGGRCNVLPSQLDESRFVTDSSPNTLRKIVRAWPLAEQIAFFEQEVGIALEEEVESAKLFPASHKARDVRDGLLALATRRGVDLRTDTQVTDIVREGEGWSVHTTTEPPLHADAVIVATGGLSVPNTGSDGTGLRLLTKLGHVIHPTYAALTPITADHSPFAELSGISLEVTLAARDATRSASATGGFLFTHRGYSGPSVLNVSHVVVRSRQETSPPDATVRVRWTAHDDAAWETLLKPQGTRQVSTVVRNEMPERLSAVLLAQARVEPTRLLAELTREERKRLIETLVRGALPWNGDEGYKKAEVTGGGVRLSEIDPRTMQSRLHTGLYLCGEVLDAFGPIGGYNFLWAWATGRAAGTAAGTAVTSASSASS from the coding sequence ATGCGGCGGGTGGTGGTGATCGGTGCAGGTGCCGCAGGCACGATGGCGTCCATCTTCGCGGCAACAGCCGGCGCGGAGACCATCCTGCTGGAGCGCACCCGCGACGGCGGGCGCAAGATCCTCATCAGCGGCGGAGGGCGTTGCAACGTGCTGCCATCGCAGCTCGATGAATCGCGCTTCGTGACCGACTCGTCGCCCAATACGCTGCGCAAGATCGTGCGCGCCTGGCCACTGGCCGAACAGATCGCGTTCTTCGAGCAGGAAGTGGGTATCGCACTCGAAGAAGAAGTCGAGTCGGCAAAGCTGTTTCCCGCCTCGCACAAGGCCCGTGATGTACGCGACGGCCTGCTGGCGCTCGCCACACGTCGCGGCGTGGATCTGCGCACGGACACGCAGGTGACCGACATCGTGCGTGAGGGTGAGGGATGGTCGGTGCACACCACCACCGAGCCGCCACTGCACGCCGATGCGGTCATCGTGGCGACCGGCGGTCTGTCGGTCCCCAATACCGGCAGTGATGGCACGGGTCTTCGGTTGCTCACGAAGCTCGGTCATGTGATCCATCCCACGTACGCCGCGCTCACACCGATCACCGCCGACCACAGCCCCTTCGCCGAGTTGAGTGGCATCTCGCTCGAAGTGACGCTGGCGGCGCGTGATGCCACACGCAGTGCGTCGGCCACGGGCGGATTTCTGTTCACGCACCGCGGCTACAGCGGCCCGTCGGTGCTGAACGTGTCCCACGTCGTCGTGCGCTCGCGTCAGGAAACATCGCCGCCAGATGCGACGGTGCGTGTGCGGTGGACGGCACACGATGACGCCGCATGGGAGACCCTGCTCAAGCCACAGGGCACCAGGCAAGTGAGCACGGTCGTGCGCAACGAAATGCCCGAGCGCCTCAGTGCCGTGTTGCTGGCCCAGGCACGAGTCGAACCCACACGTCTCCTCGCTGAACTCACGCGTGAAGAGCGCAAGCGTCTCATCGAGACGCTCGTGCGTGGTGCGCTGCCATGGAATGGCGACGAAGGCTACAAAAAGGCCGAAGTCACTGGTGGCGGTGTGCGTCTATCGGAAATCGATCCACGCACCATGCAGAGCCGCCTGCACACGGGACTGTACCTGTGCGGCGAAGTGCTCGACGCCTTCGGCCCGATCGGTGGTTACAACTTCCTGTGGGCGTGGGCCACCGGACGCGCAGCGGGCACGGCGGCCGGTACCGCCGTGACTTCGGCGTCCTCGGCGAGCTCCTGA
- the uppS gene encoding polyprenyl diphosphate synthase: MALNRTRPSDRPDDARQGMKNLPAHVAIIMDGNGRWATARGRPRWMGHVRGAHTVKEIVSHCARLGIGQLTLYAFSSDNWKRPREEVGFLFDLFASHLERQLTSLIKHGIRLSIIGRRDRLPSALVEAIAVAEARTAAGRRMHLRVAVDYSSRASLQKALSVAAAVTPVDEVALTGETILPPVDLLVRTGGERRLSDFLLWECAYAELAFLDVNFPDLAMSELDAVFTDFSRRERRYGAVPAQELAEDAEVTAVPAAVPAARPVAHAHRKL, from the coding sequence ATGGCCCTCAACCGTACCCGCCCGTCCGACCGCCCCGACGACGCCCGTCAGGGGATGAAGAATCTGCCGGCCCACGTGGCCATCATCATGGACGGCAATGGCCGCTGGGCGACCGCCCGCGGACGTCCCCGGTGGATGGGCCATGTGCGCGGGGCGCATACGGTGAAGGAGATCGTCTCCCATTGTGCGCGGCTCGGCATCGGCCAGCTCACGTTGTACGCCTTCTCCAGCGACAACTGGAAGCGGCCGCGCGAGGAGGTCGGATTTTTGTTCGATCTCTTTGCGTCGCATCTCGAACGCCAACTCACGTCGCTCATCAAACATGGCATTCGTCTGTCCATCATCGGACGACGCGATCGCCTGCCGTCAGCGCTCGTCGAGGCGATCGCGGTGGCTGAAGCGCGCACTGCCGCAGGGCGGCGCATGCATCTGCGCGTGGCCGTCGACTACTCGAGCCGCGCGTCACTGCAGAAAGCGCTGTCGGTCGCGGCGGCCGTGACGCCGGTGGATGAAGTGGCGCTCACCGGAGAGACCATTTTGCCACCGGTGGATCTGCTGGTGCGCACCGGTGGTGAGCGTCGGTTGTCGGACTTCCTGCTATGGGAGTGCGCCTACGCCGAACTCGCGTTTCTCGACGTGAACTTCCCCGATCTGGCGATGTCGGAGCTCGACGCGGTGTTTACCGATTTCTCGCGTCGTGAACGTCGCTACGGTGCGGTACCGGCTCAGGAGCTCGCCGAGGACGCCGAAGTCACGGCGGTACCGGCCGCCGTGCCCGCTGCGCGTCCGGTGGCCCACGCCCACAGGAAGTTGTAA
- a CDS encoding bleomycin resistance protein: protein MTQFLCAEPQLYVQDLDRALHFYTVQLGFSAAFVYGEPPFYTQVVRGGARLNLRHEDEPVIEPTRRERESLITATIALDDADALYAEYTAAGVPFAQALREEPWGARTFLVRDPDGNLLLFAGAGRS from the coding sequence ATGACCCAGTTCCTTTGCGCCGAGCCGCAGTTGTACGTCCAGGACCTGGATCGGGCGCTGCATTTTTATACGGTGCAGCTCGGATTTTCGGCAGCATTTGTGTACGGCGAGCCGCCGTTTTACACGCAGGTAGTGCGGGGAGGCGCCCGTCTCAATCTCCGCCACGAAGACGAACCAGTCATCGAGCCTACGCGTCGGGAGCGGGAGTCCCTGATCACGGCCACCATTGCCCTGGACGATGCCGACGCCCTGTACGCCGAGTACACGGCGGCCGGGGTGCCGTTTGCCCAGGCGCTGAGGGAAGAGCCATGGGGTGCCCGCACGTTTCTGGTGCGTGATCCCGACGGCAACCTGCTGCTGTTTGCCGGTGCGGGGCGTTCGTGA